The proteins below are encoded in one region of Paenacidovorax monticola:
- the tyrS gene encoding tyrosine--tRNA ligase encodes MNQSAVTTYPVTDGVGQALEISLRGVEELLPQDEWVKKLARSEATGQPLRIKLGLDPTAPDIHIGHTVVLNKMRQLQDLGHQVIFLIGDFTSLIGDPSGRNSTRPPLTPEQIKANAETYYRQASLVLDPARTEIRYNSEWSEPLGATGMIQLAAKYTVARMMERDDFHKRFTTGQSISVHEFLYPLMQGYDSVALKSDLELGGTDQKFNLLMGRHLQQEYGQEPQCVLTMPLLVGLDGVDKMSKSKNNYIGITEEANTMFAKVLSISDTLMWDWFTLLSFKSLAEIAALKAEVVGGRNPKDAKVMLAKEITTRFHSAQAADAAEQDFINRSKGGVPDDIPEVALSGAPLGIGALLKQANLAPSTSEANRLIDGGGVRVDGATVSDKGLKLGAGTYVVQVGKRKFARVALG; translated from the coding sequence ATGAATCAATCTGCTGTTACAACTTACCCGGTCACCGATGGTGTAGGACAGGCGCTCGAAATCTCCCTGCGCGGGGTCGAGGAACTGCTGCCGCAGGATGAGTGGGTGAAGAAGCTCGCGCGCTCCGAGGCCACGGGCCAGCCGCTGCGCATCAAGCTCGGTCTGGACCCCACGGCACCCGACATCCACATCGGCCACACGGTGGTGCTCAACAAGATGCGCCAGCTGCAAGATCTGGGCCACCAGGTGATCTTCCTGATTGGCGACTTCACCAGCCTGATCGGCGACCCCTCGGGCCGCAACAGCACGCGCCCGCCGCTCACGCCCGAACAGATCAAGGCCAACGCCGAGACCTACTACCGCCAGGCCAGCCTGGTGCTGGATCCGGCGCGCACGGAGATCCGCTACAACAGCGAGTGGAGCGAGCCCCTGGGCGCCACGGGCATGATCCAGCTTGCCGCCAAGTACACCGTGGCGCGCATGATGGAGCGCGACGACTTCCACAAGCGCTTCACCACGGGGCAGTCCATTTCGGTGCACGAGTTCCTGTACCCGCTCATGCAGGGCTACGACTCCGTGGCGCTCAAGAGCGACCTGGAGCTGGGCGGCACGGACCAGAAGTTCAACCTGCTCATGGGCCGCCATCTGCAGCAGGAGTATGGCCAGGAGCCGCAGTGCGTGCTCACCATGCCGCTGCTGGTGGGCCTGGACGGCGTGGACAAGATGTCCAAGTCCAAGAACAACTACATCGGCATCACCGAAGAGGCCAACACCATGTTCGCCAAGGTGCTGTCGATCTCCGACACGCTGATGTGGGACTGGTTCACGCTGCTGTCGTTCAAGAGCCTGGCCGAGATCGCCGCGCTCAAGGCCGAGGTGGTGGGTGGGCGCAATCCCAAGGACGCCAAGGTGATGCTTGCCAAGGAAATCACCACGCGCTTCCACAGCGCGCAGGCGGCGGACGCGGCCGAGCAGGACTTCATCAACCGCAGCAAGGGCGGCGTGCCCGACGACATTCCCGAGGTGGCGCTCTCCGGCGCGCCGCTGGGCATCGGCGCCTTGCTCAAGCAGGCCAACCTGGCCCCCTCGACGAGCGAGGCCAACCGCCTCATTGACGGCGGCGGCGTGCGCGTGGACGGCGCCACGGTGAGCGACAAGGGCCTCAAGCTCGGCGCCGGCACCTACGTGGTGCAGGTGGGCAAGCGCAAGTTCGCGCGCGTGGCGCTGGGCTGA
- a CDS encoding bacteriohemerythrin: MTFMPWTSELELGFEEIDRQHQELVRLTNALHEELCCPIPRREAIGAVLEGLVDYTHNHFIVEEVLFQRHGYPETPAHQAEHNGFTAKAMDLLMRFEDGEEVSIEAMEFLKEWLVHHICKVDRAYLPFLRSALAREATA, translated from the coding sequence ATGACGTTCATGCCATGGACCAGCGAACTGGAGCTGGGCTTTGAAGAAATCGACCGCCAGCACCAGGAGCTGGTGCGGCTCACCAATGCACTGCACGAGGAGCTGTGCTGCCCCATTCCCCGGCGCGAGGCCATCGGCGCCGTGCTCGAGGGGCTGGTGGACTACACGCACAACCACTTCATCGTGGAAGAGGTGCTGTTCCAGCGCCACGGCTACCCCGAGACCCCCGCGCACCAGGCCGAGCACAACGGCTTCACGGCCAAGGCCATGGACCTGCTCATGCGCTTCGAGGATGGCGAAGAGGTCTCGATCGAGGCCATGGAGTTCCTCAAGGAATGGCTGGTCCACCACATCTGCAAGGTGGACCGCGCCTACCTGCCGTTCCTGCGCTCGGCCCTGGCCCGGGAGGCCACGGCCTGA
- a CDS encoding LysR substrate-binding domain-containing protein, with protein MNEIPYATPSILRSRPVAAGHLRAFLAVARHLNFRAAADELALTQSAVSRQIQALEDEVGVPLFLRHTRAVELTSAGAQLQRAVAPALERVDAAVRLVRQTAGRKSVAISTWASFASMWLIPRMEQFQRENPDIDIRIDATDATVDLETADVDLALRYAMPGPNVRGGQRLFGEQLAVVASPWLLKSGPAIKTPADVANFTLIEAGDAHRSQHLEWLTWQRWFETHADPKLVPKRWLYFNYAHQIVQAALTGQGLALARMPLIADALASGDLVEVLPHHRLDSPLAYWLMVGPRSTQRPEIKAFSAWLALQAQATRAAIGDVPDPDLVDNLD; from the coding sequence ATGAACGAGATTCCCTACGCCACGCCCTCGATCCTGCGCTCGCGGCCCGTCGCGGCCGGGCACTTGCGCGCCTTCCTGGCCGTGGCCCGGCACCTGAACTTCCGGGCCGCAGCGGACGAACTGGCCCTCACGCAGTCTGCGGTGAGCCGCCAGATCCAGGCGCTGGAGGACGAGGTGGGCGTGCCGCTGTTCCTGCGCCATACGCGTGCCGTGGAGCTCACGAGCGCAGGCGCGCAGCTGCAGCGCGCCGTGGCCCCGGCCCTGGAGCGCGTGGATGCGGCCGTGCGCCTGGTGCGCCAGACGGCGGGGCGCAAGAGCGTGGCCATTTCCACCTGGGCCAGCTTCGCCTCGATGTGGCTCATTCCGCGCATGGAGCAGTTCCAGCGCGAGAACCCCGACATCGACATCCGCATCGACGCCACCGATGCCACGGTGGACCTGGAAACCGCCGACGTAGACCTGGCGCTGCGCTACGCCATGCCGGGCCCCAATGTGCGCGGCGGGCAGCGCCTCTTCGGCGAACAGCTGGCCGTGGTGGCCAGCCCCTGGCTGCTCAAGAGCGGGCCCGCCATCAAGACGCCGGCCGACGTGGCGAACTTCACGCTCATCGAAGCCGGCGACGCGCACCGCTCCCAGCACCTCGAATGGCTGACCTGGCAGCGCTGGTTCGAGACCCATGCCGACCCCAAGCTGGTGCCCAAGCGCTGGCTGTACTTCAACTACGCGCACCAGATCGTGCAGGCCGCCCTCACGGGCCAGGGGCTGGCGCTGGCGCGCATGCCGCTGATCGCCGACGCCCTGGCCTCGGGCGACCTGGTGGAAGTGCTGCCCCACCACCGGCTCGACTCCCCCCTGGCCTACTGGCTCATGGTGGGGCCGCGCAGCACGCAGCGGCCCGAGATCAAGGCATTCAGCGCCTGGCTGGCGTTGCAGGCCCAGGCCACGCGTGCCGCCATCGGCGACGTGCCGGACCCGGACCTCGTCGACAACCTGGACTGA
- a CDS encoding DUF2917 domain-containing protein, with amino-acid sequence MSSAHVLESQQSTVASTAVRGRPGCWKLDAGRTLALRPRQRSVLAVEQGRVWVTQTQTGAQGAREADCFLGPGERWEAAPGRLVVLEPVGPGQAVAFRWDPVVPAAPVRVDWEGAVLQPLRDLAQAVHDTARAVRGVGMAVARLAGGALRWVLQWPAGADGAAG; translated from the coding sequence ATGTCGTCCGCCCACGTTCTGGAATCGCAACAATCCACCGTCGCCTCGACGGCGGTGCGCGGCCGTCCCGGATGCTGGAAGCTGGACGCGGGCCGCACCTTGGCGCTCCGGCCCCGGCAGCGCAGCGTGCTGGCCGTGGAACAGGGGCGGGTCTGGGTCACGCAGACGCAGACGGGCGCGCAGGGTGCGCGCGAGGCCGATTGTTTCCTGGGCCCCGGCGAGCGCTGGGAGGCCGCGCCCGGCCGTCTCGTGGTGCTGGAGCCCGTGGGGCCCGGGCAGGCCGTGGCGTTCCGCTGGGACCCGGTGGTGCCAGCCGCCCCGGTACGGGTGGACTGGGAGGGGGCCGTGCTCCAGCCGCTGCGCGATCTGGCCCAGGCGGTGCATGACACGGCCCGCGCGGTGCGCGGCGTGGGCATGGCCGTGGCGCGGCTCGCGGGTGGTGCGCTGCGCTGGGTGCTGCAATGGCCTGCGGGCGCGGATGGCGCGGCCGGTTGA
- a CDS encoding DUF2917 domain-containing protein yields the protein MRASNVLNLQQSSASGRGAAQGVCTLAAGAAHSLRPRRPLSLRVAQGRAWVTLDNGPHGLGEAAGDVFLHAGQTLWVAAGQHAVVEPVGSEPLQYRIAGAERPLALRRWWQRAQMGPYGDEVCCA from the coding sequence ATGCGTGCATCAAACGTTCTGAATTTGCAACAATCCAGCGCCTCGGGCCGCGGTGCGGCGCAGGGCGTATGCACCCTGGCCGCCGGTGCCGCGCACAGCCTGCGCCCCCGCCGCCCGCTGTCGCTGCGCGTGGCCCAGGGCCGCGCCTGGGTGACGCTGGACAACGGCCCGCACGGGCTGGGCGAGGCCGCCGGGGACGTGTTCCTGCACGCCGGCCAGACGCTGTGGGTGGCTGCGGGCCAGCATGCGGTGGTCGAGCCGGTGGGCTCCGAGCCGCTGCAGTACCGCATCGCGGGTGCCGAGCGCCCCCTGGCGCTGCGCCGCTGGTGGCAGCGGGCCCAGATGGGCCCCTACGGCGACGAAGTCTGCTGCGCCTGA
- the glmU gene encoding bifunctional UDP-N-acetylglucosamine diphosphorylase/glucosamine-1-phosphate N-acetyltransferase GlmU yields the protein MTAALDLIIMAAGKGTRMKSRLPKVLQRLAGRPLLAHVLGQAALLEPRRAVVVTGHGAIEVEAAMAGEEGAGAAFDLKFVRQEPQLGTGHAVQQAMPALAGDGTVVVLSGDVPLTQADTLRALVQASAGERLALLTVTLPDPTGYGRIVRAADGAVQGIVEHKDASEAQRAIAEIYSGIMAVPARLLGAWLARLTNDNAQGEYYLTDIVAMAVADGVPVVAHRIDDALQVAGVNSPMQLAELERAHQRAQAQALMEQGVRLADPARFDLRDDARTGLRGELVCGQDVEIDVGCVFTGRVELGEGVTVGAHCCIANARIAAGAVIHPFTHIDGEQAGARVGEGALVGPFARLRPGAQLGREVHIGNFVEVKNSLLADGAKANHLAYLGDATVGERVNYGAGSITANYDGANKHRTVIEADVHVGSNCVLVAPVTIGAGGTVGGGSTITKNTPPGALSVARGKQVSIANWARPAKQPKP from the coding sequence ATGACAGCAGCACTGGACCTCATCATCATGGCCGCGGGCAAGGGCACGCGCATGAAAAGCCGCCTTCCCAAAGTCTTGCAGCGCCTCGCGGGGCGCCCCTTACTGGCCCATGTGCTCGGCCAGGCCGCGCTGCTGGAGCCGCGCCGGGCGGTGGTCGTCACGGGACATGGTGCTATCGAAGTGGAAGCGGCCATGGCAGGCGAGGAAGGCGCTGGGGCTGCTTTTGACCTGAAGTTCGTGCGCCAGGAGCCCCAGCTGGGCACGGGCCATGCCGTGCAGCAGGCCATGCCGGCCCTGGCGGGGGACGGCACCGTGGTGGTGCTTTCGGGCGACGTGCCGCTGACCCAGGCGGACACGCTGCGCGCGCTGGTGCAGGCGTCGGCCGGTGAGCGGCTGGCGCTGCTCACCGTCACGCTGCCCGATCCCACGGGCTATGGCCGCATCGTGCGTGCGGCCGACGGCGCGGTGCAGGGCATCGTCGAGCACAAGGATGCGAGCGAGGCGCAGCGCGCCATCGCCGAGATCTACAGCGGCATCATGGCCGTGCCCGCGCGGCTGCTGGGCGCCTGGCTGGCGCGCCTGACCAACGACAACGCCCAGGGCGAGTACTACCTGACCGACATCGTCGCCATGGCCGTGGCCGACGGCGTGCCCGTGGTGGCGCACCGCATCGACGACGCGCTGCAGGTGGCCGGGGTGAACAGCCCGATGCAGCTGGCCGAGCTGGAGCGCGCGCACCAGCGCGCCCAGGCGCAGGCGCTCATGGAGCAGGGCGTGCGGCTGGCCGACCCGGCGCGCTTCGACCTGCGCGACGACGCGCGCACCGGCTTGCGCGGCGAACTGGTCTGCGGCCAGGACGTGGAGATCGACGTGGGTTGCGTCTTCACGGGGCGCGTGGAGCTGGGCGAGGGCGTCACCGTCGGCGCGCATTGCTGCATCGCCAACGCCCGCATCGCGGCAGGTGCCGTGATCCACCCGTTCACCCACATCGACGGCGAACAGGCCGGCGCCCGCGTGGGCGAGGGCGCTCTGGTCGGCCCGTTCGCGCGCCTGCGCCCCGGCGCCCAGCTCGGGCGCGAGGTGCACATCGGCAACTTCGTCGAGGTCAAGAACTCCCTGCTGGCCGACGGCGCCAAGGCCAACCACCTCGCCTACCTGGGCGACGCCACGGTGGGCGAGCGGGTGAACTATGGCGCGGGCAGCATCACCGCCAACTACGACGGCGCCAACAAGCACCGCACGGTGATCGAGGCCGACGTGCACGTGGGCAGCAACTGCGTGCTGGTCGCGCCCGTCACGATCGGCGCGGGCGGCACGGTGGGAGGTGGCTCCACCATCACCAAGAACACACCGCCAGGCGCCCTGAGCGTGGCGCGCGGCAAGCAGGTCAGCATTGCGAACTGGGCCCGCCCGGCCAAGCAGCCCAAGCCATGA
- a CDS encoding sensor histidine kinase: protein MNTPERPPASQDEALERLARCEHELAALRGAHEALLHAVSHDLRAPLRHLTSYAPLLRESVQALASGHSGEAAQDAQQFLDTMEQASRRMGRMIDALLQIARAERAPLQPEAVDLAALAAEAQARLAATAPERAVEWRLPPAPLVLRADAGQMRQLVAELLGNALKFTRGREPGRIALHAQARPEGGLRWSVEDNGAGFDPARAQALFGVFQRLHRESEFDGVGGGLALARTIARRHGADITATATPGQGCVVSVDWPAPG, encoded by the coding sequence ATGAACACCCCAGAGCGCCCGCCCGCGAGCCAGGACGAAGCCCTGGAGCGGCTTGCGCGCTGCGAGCATGAGCTGGCGGCGCTGCGCGGCGCGCACGAGGCGCTGCTGCATGCCGTGTCGCACGATCTGCGCGCGCCGTTGCGCCACCTCACCTCCTATGCGCCGCTGCTGCGCGAGTCGGTGCAGGCCCTGGCGTCGGGGCATTCCGGCGAGGCGGCGCAGGACGCGCAGCAGTTCCTGGACACCATGGAGCAGGCCTCCCGGCGCATGGGGCGCATGATCGACGCCCTGCTGCAGATCGCCCGCGCCGAGCGCGCGCCGCTGCAGCCCGAGGCGGTGGACCTGGCCGCGCTGGCCGCCGAGGCGCAGGCACGCCTGGCTGCCACGGCGCCGGAGCGTGCCGTGGAATGGCGGCTGCCGCCCGCGCCCCTGGTGCTGCGCGCCGATGCGGGACAGATGCGCCAGCTGGTGGCCGAGCTACTGGGCAACGCCCTCAAGTTCACGCGGGGGCGGGAGCCGGGGCGCATCGCGCTGCACGCGCAGGCCCGGCCCGAGGGCGGCCTGCGCTGGAGCGTGGAGGACAACGGCGCGGGCTTCGATCCGGCGCGCGCCCAGGCGCTGTTCGGCGTGTTCCAGCGCCTGCACCGCGAAAGCGAGTTCGATGGCGTGGGCGGTGGCCTGGCGCTGGCGCGGACCATCGCGCGGCGCCATGGCGCGGACATCACGGCCACGGCCACGCCCGGCCAGGGCTGCGTGGTGAGCGTGGACTGGCCTGCGCCGGGCTGA
- a CDS encoding diguanylate cyclase, translated as MTLQRHRIHRRIYPLRILGMALGGLSIAAVLHQNQAPLALWATMVATCLAWPHLAYLHARLSPDPHRAEARNLLIDSAIAGAWVPLMQFCLLPSVVLVMVTTFDKLSSGIRRLWLQSLPGMAGAALLLTLWLQPQPRLESSLTVVLCALPLLIVHTFAVSVASYRLIRTVSRQNQQLEELRRTDLQTGLYSRDHWLQQAQAALDAFQASARPVCLLIIDIDHFKSINDQYGHTVGDEVIRAVGLIIRQSVRAHDWAGRYGGDEFTVLCPQATRDEAQDIAQRIRDRIEGLRLREQPQLKVSSSIGLAAAQPRYQSLREWMNAADAALYRAKHAGRNQVAAGGDTGPGRLAPA; from the coding sequence ATGACGTTGCAACGCCACCGGATCCACCGCCGGATCTACCCGCTGCGCATCCTGGGCATGGCGCTCGGCGGGCTTTCGATCGCCGCGGTGCTGCACCAGAACCAGGCGCCCCTGGCCCTGTGGGCCACCATGGTGGCCACCTGTCTGGCCTGGCCCCACCTGGCCTACCTGCACGCCCGGCTCAGCCCCGACCCCCACCGCGCCGAGGCACGCAACCTGCTCATCGACTCGGCCATCGCCGGCGCCTGGGTGCCGCTCATGCAGTTCTGCCTGCTGCCCAGCGTGGTGCTGGTGATGGTGACCACCTTCGACAAGCTCAGCAGCGGCATCCGGCGCCTGTGGCTGCAGTCGCTGCCGGGCATGGCCGGCGCAGCCCTGCTGCTCACCCTGTGGCTGCAGCCGCAGCCCCGGCTGGAAAGCTCCCTGACCGTGGTGCTGTGCGCCCTGCCACTGCTCATCGTCCACACCTTCGCCGTGAGCGTGGCGAGCTACCGACTCATCCGCACGGTCTCGCGGCAGAACCAGCAACTGGAGGAACTGCGCCGCACCGACCTGCAGACCGGCCTCTATAGCCGCGACCACTGGCTGCAGCAGGCCCAGGCAGCGCTGGATGCGTTCCAGGCCAGCGCCCGGCCCGTGTGCCTGCTGATCATCGACATCGACCACTTCAAGTCCATCAACGACCAGTACGGCCACACCGTGGGCGACGAGGTCATCCGCGCCGTGGGGCTCATCATCCGCCAGAGCGTGCGCGCGCACGACTGGGCGGGCCGCTACGGCGGCGACGAGTTCACCGTGCTGTGCCCCCAGGCCACCCGCGACGAAGCCCAGGACATCGCCCAGCGCATCCGCGACCGCATCGAGGGCCTGCGGCTGCGCGAGCAACCGCAGTTGAAGGTGAGCAGCAGCATCGGCCTGGCCGCCGCGCAGCCTCGGTACCAGTCCCTGCGCGAATGGATGAACGCGGCCGACGCGGCGCTGTACCGCGCCAAGCATGCGGGCCGCAACCAGGTGGCCGCAGGCGGCGACACCGGGCCCGGACGGCTCGCGCCCGCCTGA
- the glmS gene encoding glutamine--fructose-6-phosphate transaminase (isomerizing) translates to MCGIVGAVSTRNIVPILVQGLQRLEYRGYDSCGVAVHGASLGAATAAAGLQRARSTARVAELLEQVQAEHLQGATGIAHTRWATHGAPAVHNAHPHFSQGPGAGDAARAGRVALVHNGIIENHEELRAELQARGYVFASQTDTEVIAHLIDSVYAGDLCEAVQAALLRLRGAYAIAVLHKDEPHRVVGARAGSPLVLGVGQGGSEHFLASDAMALAGVTDQIVYLEEGDIVDLQLGRYWIAGPDGRPLTPAQRPVRTVHAHSGAAELGPYRHYMQKEIFEQPRAIADTLEGVHGIVPELFGDGAYRVFKEIDSVLILACGTSYYSGCVAKYWLESIARIPTQVEIASEYRYRDSVPNPRALVVTISQSGETADTLAALRHAQGLGHRHTLTICNVATSAMVRECALAYVTRAGVEIGVASTKAFTTQLAGLFLLTLAIAQTQGRLTDEQEAEHLKAMRHLPVALQAVLALEPQVISWAEDFARMENALFLGRGLHYPIALEGALKLKEISYIHAEAYPAGELKHGPLALVTSSMPVVTVAPNDALLEKLKSNMQEVRARGGVLYVLADADTRIESSEGIHVIRMPEHYGALSPLLHVVPLQLLAYHTACARGTDVDKPRNLAKSVTVE, encoded by the coding sequence ATGTGCGGCATCGTCGGCGCGGTATCCACGCGCAACATCGTTCCCATCCTCGTGCAGGGCCTGCAGCGGCTGGAATACCGGGGCTACGACTCTTGCGGCGTGGCCGTGCACGGCGCCAGCCTGGGCGCCGCCACCGCAGCGGCCGGCCTGCAGCGCGCGCGCAGCACGGCGCGCGTGGCCGAGCTGCTGGAGCAAGTGCAGGCCGAGCATCTGCAGGGAGCCACAGGCATTGCCCACACCCGCTGGGCCACGCATGGCGCGCCCGCCGTGCACAACGCCCATCCGCATTTCAGCCAGGGCCCGGGGGCGGGCGACGCGGCGCGCGCGGGCCGCGTGGCGCTGGTGCACAACGGCATCATCGAGAACCATGAAGAACTGCGGGCCGAACTGCAGGCGCGGGGCTACGTCTTCGCGAGCCAGACCGACACCGAAGTCATTGCCCACCTGATCGACAGCGTTTACGCGGGCGATCTGTGCGAAGCCGTGCAGGCAGCGCTGCTGCGCCTGCGGGGAGCCTATGCCATCGCCGTGCTGCACAAGGACGAGCCGCACCGCGTGGTGGGCGCGCGCGCGGGCTCTCCGCTGGTGCTGGGCGTGGGCCAGGGCGGCAGCGAGCACTTCCTGGCCAGCGATGCCATGGCGTTGGCCGGCGTGACCGACCAGATCGTCTACCTGGAAGAAGGCGACATCGTGGACCTGCAGCTGGGCCGCTACTGGATCGCGGGGCCGGACGGCCGCCCGCTCACGCCCGCCCAGCGCCCGGTGCGCACCGTGCACGCCCACAGCGGCGCGGCCGAACTGGGGCCCTACCGCCACTACATGCAGAAAGAAATCTTCGAGCAGCCGCGCGCCATTGCCGACACGCTGGAGGGCGTGCACGGCATCGTGCCCGAGCTGTTCGGCGACGGCGCCTACCGTGTGTTCAAGGAGATCGACTCGGTGCTCATCCTTGCCTGCGGCACCAGCTACTACAGCGGCTGCGTGGCCAAGTACTGGCTGGAGAGCATCGCGCGCATTCCCACGCAGGTCGAGATCGCGAGCGAGTACCGCTACCGCGACTCCGTGCCGAACCCGCGTGCGCTCGTGGTCACCATCAGCCAGTCGGGCGAAACGGCCGACACGCTGGCCGCGCTGCGCCACGCGCAAGGCCTGGGGCACCGGCACACGCTCACCATCTGCAACGTGGCCACCAGCGCCATGGTGCGCGAATGTGCGCTGGCCTACGTGACACGCGCGGGCGTGGAGATCGGCGTGGCATCCACCAAGGCGTTCACCACACAGCTCGCGGGCCTGTTCCTGCTCACGCTGGCGATCGCGCAGACCCAGGGGCGGCTGACCGACGAGCAGGAGGCCGAGCACCTCAAGGCCATGCGCCACCTGCCCGTGGCCCTGCAGGCGGTGCTGGCGCTGGAGCCGCAGGTCATCAGCTGGGCCGAGGACTTCGCGCGCATGGAGAACGCGCTGTTCCTGGGCCGGGGCCTGCACTACCCGATCGCGCTCGAAGGCGCGCTCAAGCTCAAGGAGATCAGCTACATCCACGCCGAGGCCTACCCGGCCGGCGAACTCAAGCACGGCCCGCTGGCCCTGGTGACGAGCAGCATGCCCGTGGTCACCGTGGCGCCCAACGACGCGCTGCTCGAAAAGCTCAAGAGCAACATGCAGGAGGTGCGCGCGCGCGGCGGCGTGCTCTACGTGCTGGCCGATGCCGACACGCGCATCGAGAGCAGCGAGGGCATCCACGTCATCCGCATGCCCGAGCACTACGGCGCCCTGAGCCCGCTGCTGCACGTGGTGCCGCTGCAGCTGCTGGCCTACCACACGGCCTGCGCGCGCGGCACCGACGTGGACAAGCCGCGCAATCTGGCCAAGAGCGTGACGGTGGAGTGA
- a CDS encoding FABP family protein has protein sequence MDHFGEDIYTEPSEIDVHTLDNLGPLRRMAGIWEGQRGLDVKPKADGPRKQAYVERIELQPIDPVINGPQLLYGLRYATHITKPGLVKTYHEQVGYWLWEPATGTVVHTLTIPRGMTAMASGQATADALSFELAATQGLDTWGICSTPFLLHAFKTVEFRIKVSFNDDGTWSYEEDTVLAIHGQAEPFHHTDKNLLRKVAEPTPNPLAR, from the coding sequence ATGGACCATTTTGGGGAAGACATTTACACTGAGCCGTCGGAGATCGATGTCCATACGCTGGACAACCTCGGGCCCTTGCGGCGCATGGCGGGGATCTGGGAGGGGCAGCGCGGCCTCGACGTCAAGCCGAAGGCGGACGGTCCCAGGAAGCAGGCCTATGTCGAGCGCATCGAACTCCAGCCGATCGATCCCGTGATCAATGGACCGCAGTTGCTGTACGGGCTGCGGTATGCCACCCACATCACGAAGCCCGGGCTGGTGAAGACCTACCACGAGCAGGTGGGCTACTGGCTCTGGGAGCCGGCCACCGGCACCGTGGTCCACACCCTGACCATTCCCCGGGGGATGACGGCCATGGCGTCGGGCCAGGCCACGGCAGACGCGCTCTCGTTCGAGTTGGCCGCGACACAGGGCCTGGACACCTGGGGCATTTGCTCGACACCGTTTCTGCTCCATGCCTTCAAGACGGTCGAATTCCGCATCAAGGTGAGTTTCAACGACGACGGGACCTGGAGCTATGAAGAGGACACGGTGCTCGCCATCCACGGCCAGGCCGAACCGTTCCATCACACCGACAAGAATCTGCTGCGCAAGGTCGCGGAGCCGACGCCGAATCCGCTGGCGCGCTGA
- a CDS encoding mechanosensitive ion channel family protein, which translates to MDHLRNVSAGWLSPDSWVGAALLAVLFFVLASVVVLLIRGGTRRVERHLSDVTALQFVSALAQLLTYLVGFVLYAHLVPPLRALGTALLAGVSVVSVVVGLAAQSTLGNLIAGFSLVLYRQIRVGDSICLNAPKGVVTARVEAISLGFTVLRDELQHEVIVPNSVMMNSTVIRVGRAAG; encoded by the coding sequence ATGGATCATCTGCGCAATGTGTCTGCGGGCTGGCTCAGTCCGGATTCGTGGGTCGGGGCGGCACTGCTCGCCGTGCTGTTCTTCGTGCTGGCCTCCGTGGTGGTGCTGCTCATTCGGGGCGGCACGCGGCGCGTGGAGCGGCATTTGTCGGATGTGACCGCGCTGCAGTTCGTCAGCGCGCTGGCGCAGTTGCTCACCTACCTGGTGGGCTTTGTCCTCTATGCCCATCTGGTTCCGCCATTGCGTGCTCTGGGAACCGCATTGCTCGCGGGGGTAAGCGTTGTTTCCGTGGTCGTGGGCCTGGCTGCGCAGAGCACCCTGGGCAACCTGATCGCCGGGTTCTCCCTGGTGCTGTACCGGCAGATTCGGGTGGGCGATTCGATTTGTCTCAACGCCCCGAAAGGCGTCGTGACCGCGCGCGTGGAAGCCATCTCCCTGGGTTTCACGGTGCTCCGAGACGAACTGCAGCATGAGGTCATCGTGCCCAACAGCGTCATGATGAACAGCACGGTCATTCGCGTGGGGCGTGCTGCGGGCTAG
- a CDS encoding LuxR C-terminal-related transcriptional regulator, which yields MPEPTLLVADDHPLFRAAVIHVLREAMPQFRVLEAASAATLGAVLQQHPETELVLLDLAMPGARGFSALLHVRGEYPDIPVMVISSNDHPRVIRRAQQFGAVGFIPKSAPAEAIGTAVRDVLDGGSWFPPMAAERSDADADLAAKLAQLTPQQFRVLLCLADGLLNKQIAHELGLAENTVKVHVTAILKKLECHSRTQAAVLVKSLEPESGG from the coding sequence ATGCCTGAGCCCACGCTTCTCGTCGCCGACGACCATCCGCTGTTCCGCGCGGCCGTGATCCATGTCCTGCGCGAGGCCATGCCCCAGTTCCGCGTGCTGGAGGCGGCCAGCGCCGCCACGCTGGGTGCGGTGCTGCAGCAGCACCCCGAGACCGAGCTGGTGCTGCTGGACCTTGCCATGCCGGGCGCTCGGGGGTTTTCTGCGCTGCTGCATGTGCGCGGCGAGTACCCGGACATTCCCGTGATGGTGATCTCGTCGAACGACCATCCGCGCGTGATCCGGCGGGCGCAGCAGTTCGGCGCCGTGGGCTTCATTCCCAAGTCGGCCCCGGCCGAGGCGATCGGCACTGCGGTGCGGGACGTGCTCGACGGTGGCAGCTGGTTTCCGCCCATGGCCGCAGAGCGCTCCGATGCGGATGCCGATCTGGCCGCCAAGCTGGCCCAGCTCACGCCCCAGCAGTTCCGCGTGCTGCTGTGCCTGGCCGACGGGCTGCTCAACAAGCAGATCGCCCATGAACTGGGCCTGGCCGAGAACACGGTCAAGGTGCATGTCACGGCGATCCTCAAGAAGCTCGAATGCCACAGCCGCACGCAGGCCGCCGTGCTCGTGAAGAGCCTGGAGCCCGAGAGCGGAGGCTGA